A genomic window from Lineus longissimus chromosome 17, tnLinLong1.2, whole genome shotgun sequence includes:
- the LOC135501705 gene encoding nose resistant to fluoxetine protein 6-like produces MRMDSHIPSKTLLVFLLLVGFLGASSGTLSSSTEDASYASRYRSLERLHHDVTSISNTTTQDELFDFADSLDVLKNLFSLPSLLKRKYQLRSTQDELLQQNISETCVNNTMQIVEGLLRREGWALKMLDAAGKPASGLMEGNLYWFGSYDECWTIHASSINDSSVDFDGRYCKMGIGAPHAKVPFGIAGALTVTYGVCLPNSCSGEDAEVMFNTLIGLATGTQRLPVQNRTVQVFTSECKLQPADLEWTGGAIAALCVLSLFTFLLIIGTIYDILHQHTGIFKNRPKLYMSEKHIINQSADGSTVENGETISSASVDVKQSGEVGKYSKMSDPGQQQKPGILHNVIVAFSVYTNGVKMLGTAQPEGSLRAVHGIRFISMSWVILGHTFFFLLTSQTLGNIAPYYQMMLERWTAQAILNATVSVDTFFVLSGVLLSYLFMREMGKMGGPRKVNWFMFYFHRYWRLTPPYMLVMLMYVPLYRYWSEGPQYPQAAYGIDVNCPKYWWTNILYINNLVHSSQQCMGWSWYLANDMQFFIISPIILLAFYFNAAAGGVVTAALVLMNFIASGVITTENNAQATFIAMADISDKIYWKPWCRIGPYALGIALGYILHVNKCKVKKGLMTNVIMVVGWCIAIVLGILVVYGLYDDYDGSVSPQAVASLYNATARTGWGLAVCWVIFACVTGYGGFVNMFLSWKGFIPLSRLTYCAYLVHPVIMTVYYTSLRAPYIATDTMLIYSFFGHLVAAYVIAFATSLLFESPMIGLERALFRK; encoded by the exons ATGAGAATGGATAGCCACATTCCATCAAAAACTCTTCTGGTCTTCCTACTCTTGGTGGGGTTCCTTGGGGCCAGTTCCGGTACCCTAAGTTCAAGCACTGAGGATGCCAGCTATGCCAGTAGATACAGATCTCTAGAAAGGTTACATCATGATGTAACTAGCATTAGTAACACAACAACTCAGGACGAGTTATTTGATTTTGCTGATAGTTtggatgttttgaaaaatctgTTTTCTTTGCCAAGCTTGTTAAAACGGAAATATCAACTACGTAGTACTCAGGATGAATTGCTGCAGCAGAACATCTCAGAAACTTGTGTCAACAACACTATGCAGATTGTGGAAGGTCTACTCCGGAGAGAGGGATGGGCTCTCAAAA TGTTGGATGCAGCTGGAAAGCCAGCCAGTGGCCTGATGGAGGGAAATCTCTACTGGTTCGGTTCATATGATGAGTGTTGGACCATCCATGCTAGCAGCATCAATGACTCCTCAGTCGACTTTGATGGCCGGTATTGTAAGATGGGAATAGGTGCACCACATGCCAAGGTGCCCTTTGGGATCGCG GGAGCATTGACTGTCACCTACGGGGTGTGTTTGCCAAACAGCTGCAGCGGAGAAGATGCAGAGGTGATGTTCAACACTT TAATTGGACTTGCAACTGGTACGCAGAGGCTTCCAGTCCAGAACCGTACTGTTCAGGTGTTTACTTCAGAGTGTAAACTTCAACCTGCTGACCTTGAATGGACAGGTGGGGCTATAGCTGCGCT gtgtgTCCTGTCGCTCTTTACGTTCCTCCTCATAATCGGTACGATCTATGATATCCTTCATCAACACACCGGGATCTTCAAAAATAGGCCAAAATTGTACATGTCGGAAAAGCACATCATCAACCAAtcagcagatggcagcactgtggaAAATGGCGAGACGATTTCGTCAGCTAGCGTGGATGTCAAGCAAAGTGGTGAAGTTGGGAAATACTCCAAGATGTCAGATCCTGGCCAGCAACAAAAACCTG GTATTCTCCATAATGTCATTGTGGCCTTCTCTGTCTACACGAATGGTGTTAAGATGCTGGGAACAGCACAACCTGAGGGGTCTCTCCGGGCAGTCCATGGCATTCGCTTTATCAGTATGTCCTGGGTTATCCTTGGACACACTTTCTTCTTTCTCTTGACATCACAGACTCTTG GAAATATTGCACCCTACTACCAGATGATGCTGGAACGATGGACGGCCCAAGCTATCCTCAATGCCACTGTATCTGTAGACACCTTTTTTGTCCTGAG CGGTGTTCTCCTCAGTTACCTGTTCATGAGGGAGATGGGTAAGATGGGAGGTCCGAGGAAAGTCAACTGGTTCATGTTTTACTTTCACAGATACTGGAG ACTGACCCCTCCATACATGCTTGTGATGCTTATGTATGTTCCATTGTACCGCTATTGGTCTGAAGGTCCACAATACCCACAGGCTGCTTATGGAATCGATGTGAACTGTCCAAAGTACTGGTGGACAAATATCTTGTACATCAATAACTTGGTTCATAGTTCTCAACAG TGCATGGGATGGTCATGGTACCTGGCTAATGACATGCAGTTCTTCATCATCAGTCCGATCATCCTTTTGGCATTCTACTT TAATGCTGCGGCAGGTGGAGTTGTTACGGCCGCTCTGGTACTGATGAATTTCATTGCTAGCGGAGTGATCACTACGGAAAACAATGCACAGGCAACATTTATTGCTATGGCAGA TATATCTGACAAGATCTACTGGAAGCCATGGTGTAGGATTGGACCTTATGCACTTGGCATTGCTCTTGGCTATATCTTACATGTCAACAAATGTAAAGTGAAAAAGGGTTTG ATGACAAACGTCATCATGGTCGTTGGTTGGTGTATAGCCATCGTCCTCGGAATCCTTGTCGTCTATGGTCTCTATGATGACTACGATGGCAGCGTCTCTCCGCAGGCTGTTGcctctctttacaatgctaccGCCAGGACTGGTTGGGGGTTGGCAGTGTGTTGGGTCATCTTTGCTTGTGTCACAGGTTACGGAG GCTTTGTTAACATGTTCCTCTCCTGGAAAGGCTTCATCCCACTGAGTCGTCTGACATACTGCGCATATCTTGTCCATCCTGTCATCATGACAGTTTACTATACGAGTCTGAGAGCGCCATACATAGCCACGGATACTATGCTG ATCTATTCATTCTTCGGACACTTGGTCGCCGCATACGTGATTGCGTTTGCTACCTCGCTTCTATTCGAGTCACCCATGATTGGCCTGGAGAGGGCCCTCTTCAGGAAATGA
- the LOC135501348 gene encoding b(0,+)-type amino acid transporter 1-like: MKMTASPMDPVRNEKPPVGEMENTIPLKKQIGLTTALSFIIGSVIGSGIFISPKGIVEGVGSVGATLCIWMLCGLISISFACIYAELGTIIHVHGGDYIYIVEAFRDKHKFFGPLPGFLNIWMKLMLQAPASMAVLALAFSHYITDPLFPDGCGPPEFILKTIAVTTILTVTMINVYSISMAASVQNIFTAIKTAAVVMISVVGIIRILQGQTDILASGFEGTVVTAGSIAIACYKGLWAYGGSECVNIIAEEIINPRRNIPLGIFLGLGLVTMVYMLTNVSYFTVLSPAALVASGAVAVSWGEEALGVAAFIIPISVCCSVFGALNGSMFSNGRSWFAAGREGHLPSILSMVHVERVTPAPAIIFQAVMALIYMGLTDIFTLINYAVFAEWVFRLVTIAACIVFRFTMKDAKRKFTTPNIILAINILIGLFLTVVPIVNDPRVEFLYATLLILFGVVFYVPLVYYRIHIPFSDDVCCMLQVFMEVVPTKKTLE, encoded by the exons ATGAA GATGACGGCATCACCGATGGACCCTGTCAGGAACGAAAAGCCCCCTGTCGGAGAGATGGAGAATACAATCCCATTAAAAAAGCAGATAGGACTGACGACTGCTTTGTCCTTCATCATTGGATCCGTAATTG GTTCCGGGATATTCATCTCCCCCAAAGGTATTGTGGAGGGGGTAGGGTCAGTGGGCGCCACCCTCTGTATATGGATGTTGTGTGGCCTCATATCGATATCAT TTGCTTGTATCTACGCGGAGTTGGGGACCATCATCCACGTCCATGGCGGTGACTACATCTACATTGTGGAAGCCTTCAGGGACAAACACAAGTTCTTTGGTCCGCTGCCTGGTTTCCTAAACATTTGGATGAA GTTAATGCTCCAGGCCCCTGCAAGCATGGCCGTTCTTGCCCTTGCCTTCTCCCACTATATCACTGATCCCTTATTTCCTGATGGTTGCGGACCTCCGGAGTTCATCCTGAAGACGATTGCAGTCACAACGATAT TAACAGTGACTATGATCAACGTGTACAGCATCTCCATGGCAGCCTCCGTCCAGAACATCTTCACAGCTATCAAGACGGCTGCCGTTGTTATGATATCAGTTGTAGGCATCATCAGAATTTTACAAG GACAAACCGACATCCTTGCCTCCGGGTTTGAAGGCACGGTGGTAACGGCAGGAAGCATCGCAATCGCCTGCTACAAGGGTCTATGGGCTTATGGAGGATC AGAATGTGTAAACATCATTGCGGAGGAAATCATCAACCCACGAAG GAATATCCCATTGGGTATTTTCCTGGGACTTGGTTTAGTCACCATGGTCTACATGCTGACCAATGTCTCCTACTTCACCGTTCTCTCACCAGCGGCGCTGGTAGCATCAGGGGCTGTTGCAGTG AGCTGGGGAGAAGAAGCGCTCGGTGTGGCTGCCTTTATCATTCCAATCTCCGTCTGCTGTTCCGTGTTTGGAGCGCTCAATGGATCTATGTTCTCAAACGGAAG AAGTTGGTTTGCGGCAGGAAGAGAGGGACACCTCCCATCAATACTGTCCATGGTTCACGTGGAGAGGGTCACCCCAGCTCCAGCCATCATATTTCAG GCAGTGATGGCACTCATCTACATGGGCCTGACTGATATCTTCACCCTGATCAACTACGCGGTGTTTGCCGAGTGGGTCTTCAGATTGGTCACCATCGCAGCGTGCATCGTATTCCGGTTTACCATGAAAGATGCAAAACGGAAGTTCACG ACGCCAAACATTATCTTGGCTATCAACATCCTGATAGGCTTATTCCTGACTGTGGTGCCCATCGTGAATGACCCTCGGGTGGAGTTCTTGTATGCCACATTACTTATCCTATTTGGGGTAGTCTTCTATGTTCCACTTGTGTACTACCGGATTCATATACCTTTTTCGG ACGACGTCTGCTGCATGCTGCAAGTCTTCATGGAGGTGgtgccaacaaaaaaaacacTTGAGTAA